The proteins below are encoded in one region of Flavobacterium nackdongense:
- the ung gene encoding uracil-DNA glycosylase, producing MNPNLNPSWQTILSDEIQKPYFRNLMKAVDEEYQNHTCFPPKELIFAAFEHCSFQDLKVVIIGQDPYHGTNEANGLCFSVNDGIKIPPSLRNIFREMNEDLGTVFFPISGNLEPWAKQGILLLNASLTVRKDSPNSHKHLQWNVFTDAVIQKISDQKEQIVFLLWGSFAQKKGSKIDRIKHLVLESGHPSPMSANQGKWFGNRHFSKINLYLNDKGIGLIDWSSNQKF from the coding sequence ATGAACCCCAACCTCAATCCTTCTTGGCAAACTATTTTATCTGACGAAATCCAGAAACCTTATTTCAGGAATTTGATGAAAGCCGTCGATGAAGAATACCAAAACCATACTTGCTTTCCGCCAAAAGAGTTGATTTTTGCTGCTTTTGAGCATTGTTCGTTTCAAGATTTGAAAGTGGTTATTATTGGACAAGATCCCTATCACGGTACAAATGAAGCCAACGGTTTATGCTTTTCAGTGAATGACGGCATCAAAATCCCACCTTCCTTGCGTAATATTTTTAGAGAAATGAACGAGGATTTGGGCACTGTTTTTTTTCCAATTTCGGGAAATTTAGAACCTTGGGCAAAGCAAGGAATATTGCTTTTGAATGCTTCGCTTACAGTTCGAAAAGACAGTCCCAATAGTCATAAACACTTGCAATGGAATGTTTTTACCGATGCCGTAATCCAAAAAATTTCGGACCAAAAAGAACAGATTGTTTTTTTGCTTTGGGGTAGTTTTGCGCAAAAAAAAGGTTCGAAAATCGATAGAATAAAACATTTGGTTTTAGAATCAGGTCATCCATCGCCAATGAGTGCTAATCAAGGAAAATGGTTCGGGAATAGGCATTTTAGCAAAATTAATTTATATTTGAATGATAAAGGAATCGGTTTGATTGACTGGAGTTCTAACCAAAAATTTTAA
- the miaA gene encoding tRNA (adenosine(37)-N6)-dimethylallyltransferase MiaA: protein MKYLITIVGPTAIGKTSLSIALAQHFKCEIISCDSRQFFKEMQIGTAVPTSEELADAKHHFIQNKSIFENYTVGDFEKEAIVKLDELFLTNDYAVLVGGSGLYVDAVLKGFDDFPEIETSVREEVKSNYEKLGLHYLQTELKKLDPNYFEVVAKENPQRMMRALEVCIGTGKPYSSFLNQKKNTRNFTPILIGLEADRKVIYDRINLRVDLMMQEGLLAEAEKIFPYKDLNALQTVGYRELFLYFEGKISLEFAIEEIKKNTRRFAKRQLTWFKRNEKTKWFDYLENRNEITNYIAKQIQNNV, encoded by the coding sequence ATGAAGTACTTAATTACCATCGTCGGACCAACAGCTATAGGAAAAACTTCCTTAAGCATTGCTTTGGCACAACATTTCAAATGCGAGATTATTTCTTGCGATAGCCGACAATTTTTCAAAGAAATGCAAATCGGCACAGCTGTACCGACTTCAGAAGAATTAGCGGATGCAAAACATCATTTTATCCAAAACAAATCGATTTTCGAGAATTATACCGTGGGCGATTTCGAAAAAGAAGCCATTGTCAAACTTGACGAATTGTTTTTGACCAATGATTATGCGGTTCTGGTTGGCGGTTCTGGTTTGTATGTCGATGCCGTTTTGAAAGGTTTTGACGATTTTCCCGAAATAGAGACTTCGGTTCGTGAGGAAGTTAAATCGAATTATGAAAAATTGGGTTTACATTATTTGCAAACCGAATTAAAAAAACTGGATCCCAATTATTTCGAAGTTGTTGCCAAAGAAAATCCACAACGTATGATGCGCGCTCTGGAAGTTTGCATCGGAACTGGAAAACCCTATTCCTCCTTTTTGAATCAAAAGAAAAATACTCGTAACTTTACTCCTATTCTCATTGGCTTGGAAGCCGATAGAAAAGTAATTTACGACCGAATCAATCTGCGTGTCGATCTTATGATGCAGGAAGGTTTATTGGCAGAAGCCGAAAAAATATTTCCGTATAAAGACTTAAATGCGCTACAAACGGTCGGATATAGAGAATTATTTCTTTACTTTGAAGGTAAAATCAGTTTGGAATTTGCTATCGAGGAAATCAAAAAAAACACGCGACGATTTGCCAAACGCCAACTTACTTGGTTCAAACGAAATGAAAAAACCAAATGGTTTGATTATCTTGAAAATAGAAATGAGATTACAAATTATATTGCAAAACAAATTCAGAACAATGTTTAA
- a CDS encoding nucleotidyltransferase family protein, with product MKKDEIINTLKTDKQFLKDNYGVVSIALFGSYAKGEENKNSDVDFMVEFTEPSYSLLMGLYVYLENKLNSKIEIVRKGPHLSNRFLDNIKNDLIYV from the coding sequence ATGAAAAAGGACGAAATAATCAATACTTTAAAAACAGACAAGCAATTCCTTAAAGATAATTATGGAGTTGTTTCCATTGCTTTGTTTGGTTCTTACGCAAAAGGAGAGGAAAACAAGAATAGTGACGTTGATTTTATGGTCGAATTTACGGAACCCTCTTACAGTTTATTAATGGGATTGTATGTTTATTTAGAAAATAAATTAAATTCTAAAATTGAAATCGTTAGAAAAGGACCGCATTTGTCGAATAGATTTCTTGATAACATCAAAAACGATTTGATTTATGTATGA
- a CDS encoding endonuclease MutS2 encodes MISITEKTLQDLQFPTVLETVSAICNTDIGKQKALEITPFRDKESLMNALMQTSEYVSSFQNNNAIPNHGFDAITYEIKFLAIEDSFLEVGSFRKIATLSETTNFMLNYFKKFEDYYPYLNKKASEIQITKEISSLIDMVVDKYGEIKDNASPDLLNIRRDMNVVRGKVNQSFGMALTQYNSLGYLDDIRESFVQNRRVLAVLAMYRRKVKGSILGSSKTGSIAYIEPETTLKYSRELSNLEYEEKEEIARILKQLSNYIRPFLPLLIQYQDFLSDIDVIAAKAKYANRINGILPTITEDRRLFFRDAFHPILYLNNKQKNEVTHPQTFELNQEKRIIVISGPNAGGKTISLKTVGLLQLMLQSGMLIPVHERSETFLFDRILTDIGDNQSIENHLSTYSYRLKNMNYFLKKCNKKTMFLIDEFGTGSDPELGGALAEIFLEEFYHREAFGIITTHYSNLKLLANELPFAINANMLFDEKTLEPIYKLVLGQAGSSFTFEVAQKNGIPFSLINRAKKKIEGGKVRFDKTIATLQKERSKLEKTSINLKEEEIRAREESKKMENINEKIKQKLESYQELYDSKQKTIYIGQKIEDIAQKYFNNKNKKDLIGEFLKIIEIENSKRIKATPKEAKAIMEKKKEVVKEIEVKVEEIRVAKKEKKLKPIIEKPKPILKVGDRVRMFDGKAVGSIDSIEKNKATVNYGVFTSKVSLDLLEFVETGKK; translated from the coding sequence ATGATATCCATTACAGAAAAAACACTTCAAGATTTACAATTTCCAACTGTTCTCGAAACCGTTTCGGCCATTTGCAATACCGATATTGGCAAGCAAAAAGCGCTAGAAATTACACCATTCCGAGATAAGGAATCCTTGATGAATGCTTTAATGCAAACCTCGGAATATGTTTCTTCTTTCCAAAACAACAACGCCATTCCCAATCACGGATTTGACGCGATAACCTACGAAATCAAGTTTTTGGCCATAGAGGACAGTTTTCTGGAAGTGGGTAGTTTTAGAAAAATTGCCACTCTTTCGGAAACCACGAATTTTATGCTGAATTATTTCAAGAAATTCGAAGACTATTATCCCTATTTGAATAAAAAAGCATCTGAAATACAAATTACCAAAGAAATCAGCAGTTTGATAGATATGGTGGTTGATAAATATGGAGAAATAAAAGACAATGCTTCGCCGGATTTGCTCAATATTCGTCGCGATATGAATGTGGTTCGCGGTAAAGTGAATCAAAGTTTTGGTATGGCTTTAACGCAATACAATTCCTTAGGATATCTTGATGACATTCGGGAAAGTTTTGTTCAAAATCGTAGGGTTTTAGCCGTTTTAGCAATGTATCGCCGTAAAGTGAAAGGATCGATTTTAGGTAGTTCCAAAACTGGAAGTATTGCGTATATCGAACCCGAAACCACCTTAAAATATTCGCGAGAATTAAGCAATTTAGAATACGAAGAGAAAGAAGAAATCGCCCGAATTCTGAAACAATTGTCAAATTATATTCGGCCGTTTTTGCCCTTACTGATACAATACCAAGATTTCTTGAGCGATATTGATGTGATTGCTGCCAAAGCAAAATATGCCAACAGAATCAACGGCATTTTACCCACAATTACCGAAGACCGCCGATTGTTCTTCAGAGATGCCTTCCATCCTATTTTGTATTTGAATAACAAGCAGAAAAACGAGGTTACACATCCGCAAACATTCGAATTAAACCAAGAAAAACGAATCATCGTCATTTCTGGACCCAATGCTGGAGGAAAAACTATTTCGCTAAAAACCGTTGGATTATTACAATTGATGCTACAATCCGGAATGTTGATTCCCGTGCACGAACGCAGCGAAACTTTTTTGTTCGATAGGATTTTGACCGATATTGGCGACAACCAATCTATTGAAAATCATTTAAGTACCTACAGTTACCGACTCAAGAATATGAACTATTTCTTGAAGAAATGCAACAAAAAAACGATGTTCTTGATTGACGAATTTGGTACGGGTTCCGACCCGGAATTAGGTGGTGCTTTGGCAGAAATTTTTTTAGAAGAATTCTACCATCGCGAAGCTTTTGGAATCATTACGACGCACTACTCAAACCTTAAACTTTTGGCGAACGAGTTACCTTTTGCCATCAATGCCAATATGTTGTTTGACGAAAAAACATTGGAACCTATTTATAAATTAGTTTTGGGTCAAGCAGGAAGTTCTTTTACTTTTGAAGTAGCTCAGAAAAATGGGATTCCTTTCAGCTTGATCAATAGGGCGAAAAAGAAAATTGAAGGCGGAAAAGTACGTTTTGACAAGACCATTGCCACGCTTCAAAAAGAGCGTTCGAAATTAGAAAAAACTTCAATCAATTTGAAAGAAGAAGAAATTCGAGCTAGGGAGGAAAGCAAGAAAATGGAAAATATCAATGAAAAAATCAAACAAAAACTGGAGAGTTATCAAGAATTGTACGATAGTAAGCAAAAAACGATTTATATCGGGCAAAAAATAGAAGACATAGCGCAAAAATATTTCAATAATAAAAACAAAAAAGACTTGATTGGGGAGTTTTTGAAAATCATAGAAATCGAAAATTCTAAACGTATCAAAGCGACTCCAAAAGAAGCTAAGGCAATTATGGAGAAGAAAAAAGAAGTAGTCAAAGAGATTGAAGTCAAAGTAGAGGAAATTAGGGTTGCCAAAAAAGAAAAGAAACTTAAACCTATTATCGAAAAACCAAAACCCATTTTAAAGGTGGGCGACAGAGTGCGAATGTTTGACGGAAAAGCAGTGGGAAGCATCGATAGTA
- a CDS encoding GNAT family N-acetyltransferase codes for MNLILETDRLILREFQLSDAAAFFAMDSNPKVHQYLWNKPVLKIEETYEIIDFVQKQYLDNGIGRFAIILKETNEFIGWAGLKFNTETVNNKTNFYDIGYRLDEKFWGKGYASEATGAWLNYAFQTMNIKTMEAAAHSDNAASNRILQKIGMQMTEQYLEDGISWNWYQLDNKNSK; via the coding sequence ATGAACCTAATCCTCGAAACCGACAGACTTATTCTTCGTGAATTCCAACTTTCTGATGCAGCAGCTTTTTTTGCTATGGACAGCAATCCCAAAGTGCATCAATATTTATGGAACAAACCCGTTCTAAAAATCGAAGAAACTTACGAAATCATTGACTTTGTTCAGAAACAATACCTAGACAACGGCATCGGGAGATTTGCCATAATTTTAAAAGAAACCAATGAATTTATAGGTTGGGCTGGCTTAAAATTCAACACTGAAACAGTAAACAACAAAACTAATTTCTACGATATTGGCTACCGATTGGACGAGAAATTTTGGGGAAAAGGTTATGCTAGCGAAGCAACTGGTGCTTGGTTGAACTATGCTTTCCAAACAATGAATATCAAAACTATGGAAGCTGCAGCTCATTCTGACAATGCCGCTTCAAATCGAATTCTTCAAAAAATTGGAATGCAAATGACCGAGCAATATCTAGAAGATGGCATTTCGTGGAATTGGTATCAATTGGATAATAAAAATTCTAAATAA
- a CDS encoding nucleoside phosphorylase produces MIQSSELILNPDGSVYHLNLLPEHIANDIIFVGDQNRVEKITQFFDSIEFSTQKREFKTQTGLFKGKRITVMSTGIGPDNIDIVMNELDALVNIDLKTRTPKEKLTSLNIIRIGTSGSLQADIPVDSFVMGKFGLGLDNMLRSYLIDDIAEIAMEDAFIEHTNWDLKKGRPYVIACSEKLEKRMESDRIFKGITGTAGGFYGPQGRVLRLNIQDENLNSKMDSFNFNGTRMTNLEMETSAIYGLGKLLGHHCLSLNAIIANRANGTFSEDPYKAVDELIGYALGKLVE; encoded by the coding sequence ATGATACAATCATCAGAATTGATACTCAATCCAGACGGAAGTGTGTATCATTTGAACCTATTACCAGAACACATTGCCAACGACATCATCTTCGTAGGCGACCAAAACCGTGTTGAAAAAATTACACAATTCTTTGACAGCATCGAATTTTCGACTCAAAAGAGAGAATTCAAAACCCAAACCGGACTTTTCAAAGGCAAACGAATCACCGTAATGTCAACTGGAATTGGTCCAGACAATATCGACATTGTAATGAACGAATTGGATGCTTTGGTCAACATCGATTTGAAAACCAGAACACCAAAAGAAAAACTCACTTCATTAAACATTATCCGAATTGGAACTTCGGGTTCCTTGCAGGCTGATATTCCTGTGGATAGTTTCGTTATGGGAAAATTTGGTTTGGGCTTAGACAATATGCTCCGCTCCTACTTGATTGATGATATCGCAGAAATTGCTATGGAAGATGCTTTCATCGAACACACCAATTGGGATTTGAAAAAAGGACGCCCGTATGTAATAGCTTGTTCAGAAAAACTAGAAAAAAGAATGGAAAGCGACCGAATTTTCAAAGGAATTACAGGAACAGCTGGCGGATTTTATGGTCCACAAGGAAGGGTTTTGCGTTTGAACATTCAAGATGAAAATCTGAATTCAAAAATGGACAGTTTCAATTTTAATGGCACCCGAATGACCAATCTTGAAATGGAAACAAGCGCCATTTATGGTTTGGGCAAACTTCTTGGACATCACTGTTTGTCCTTAAACGCCATCATTGCTAATCGCGCCAACGGTACTTTCAGCGAAGATCCCTATAAAGCGGTTGATGAATTGATTGGGTATGCTTTGGGGAAATTAGTTGAGTAA
- a CDS encoding serine hydrolase, whose amino-acid sequence MRFFRICIIIMVVFMEFGCSSTKKNRLSESLASDNPKIKNVMSNPDVYELQVIYTEIIRDKNNKVSFKDFTYRLNANNYFYPASTVKFPFALMVLEKLNTIPGTSMDDTFKIDGNPTAYKFTDEMTKVFAVSDNEASNHLFELIGFDYLNQGMKDKGLSPFRISHRISVPDSGNPLVHKVTITKDDKTEVSTEEKLNSASKPLEINGVKKGKGYYKDNLLINEPFDFSQKNYYPLETLHNTLKRLVFPEAFKVSQRFNLTKEQRDFVLFSMSNLPKNAGYDAKEYYDGYCKFFMFGDTKENIPANIKIYNKVGDAYGTMIDCAYIVDTENKVEFMVSATLLANKDGIFNDDSYDYDAIGFPFLAELGRQLYAKNLKK is encoded by the coding sequence ATGAGATTTTTTCGCATTTGTATTATCATAATGGTAGTTTTTATGGAATTTGGATGTTCTTCAACCAAAAAAAATAGGCTATCTGAATCCTTAGCATCGGATAATCCGAAGATCAAAAACGTAATGTCTAATCCTGATGTATATGAACTGCAAGTCATTTATACTGAAATTATAAGAGACAAAAATAATAAGGTGAGTTTTAAAGATTTTACGTATCGTTTAAATGCCAACAATTATTTTTATCCTGCAAGTACAGTCAAATTTCCTTTTGCTTTGATGGTGCTTGAAAAGTTAAATACTATTCCTGGGACTTCAATGGATGATACTTTTAAAATCGATGGTAATCCAACAGCCTATAAATTCACGGACGAAATGACTAAAGTGTTTGCGGTAAGTGATAATGAAGCCAGTAATCATTTATTCGAATTGATTGGATTTGATTATTTAAATCAAGGGATGAAGGATAAAGGACTTTCGCCATTTCGTATTTCGCATCGAATTTCTGTACCAGATTCTGGAAATCCGTTAGTGCACAAAGTGACCATCACAAAAGACGATAAAACAGAAGTATCGACCGAAGAAAAACTAAATTCGGCAAGCAAACCATTAGAAATAAATGGGGTTAAAAAGGGGAAGGGGTATTACAAAGACAATTTATTGATAAATGAGCCTTTCGATTTTTCTCAAAAGAATTATTATCCATTAGAAACACTGCACAACACATTGAAAAGACTCGTTTTCCCGGAAGCATTTAAAGTGTCTCAACGATTCAATTTGACAAAGGAACAGAGAGATTTTGTTTTATTTTCGATGTCTAATTTGCCTAAAAATGCAGGTTATGACGCAAAAGAATATTATGATGGGTATTGCAAGTTTTTTATGTTTGGCGATACCAAAGAAAATATTCCGGCTAATATAAAGATTTACAACAAAGTGGGCGACGCTTACGGAACTATGATTGATTGTGCCTATATTGTTGATACCGAAAATAAAGTAGAATTTATGGTTTCAGCAACGCTGTTAGCCAATAAAGATGGAATTTTTAATGATGATTCCTACGATTATGATGCGATTGGATTTCCATTTTTGGCAGAATTGGGAAGGCAATTGTATGCGAAAAATTTGAAAAAATAA
- a CDS encoding HepT-like ribonuclease domain-containing protein: protein MYDEVYQYSLETILDHITVCNKRFSEIHNPDDFVCNDYGKTLLDAIVTRLQAIGENLKNTSRKHNLLEKNYPEIEWNKIVRFRDFISHHYEMLDYEIVYEICKDYLPKLEVVIKTELGKF from the coding sequence ATGTATGACGAAGTATATCAATATTCACTTGAAACGATTTTAGATCATATTACGGTTTGCAACAAAAGATTTTCTGAAATTCATAATCCTGACGATTTTGTTTGCAATGATTATGGGAAAACTTTACTCGATGCCATTGTAACAAGACTGCAAGCCATTGGCGAAAATTTAAAAAATACTTCAAGAAAGCACAATTTATTGGAAAAAAATTATCCAGAAATAGAGTGGAACAAAATTGTTCGATTTAGAGATTTTATTTCCCATCATTACGAAATGTTGGATTATGAAATTGTTTATGAAATATGTAAGGATTATTTACCAAAATTAGAAGTTGTTATAAAAACTGAATTAGGTAAATTTTAA
- a CDS encoding DUF4265 domain-containing protein, which yields MNDELNNFEKILFRYYSDVLEEEVVETMWAEIIDKENGIYKLDSIPFYGPQIATDDLFLAEYDELEERLVYKETIEYSGNSIIQVVILKDGFDKEIIRERLNLINCLSEGLNKKYFSVEITKNIDYSIVKALINEYVDLDIADFAEPYLSEKHKTDLLK from the coding sequence ATGAATGATGAATTAAATAATTTCGAAAAAATTCTGTTCAGATATTACAGCGATGTTTTAGAAGAAGAAGTTGTTGAAACTATGTGGGCTGAAATAATTGACAAAGAAAATGGAATATATAAACTTGACAGCATACCTTTTTATGGCCCACAAATTGCAACTGACGATTTATTTTTAGCTGAATATGATGAACTTGAAGAAAGATTGGTTTATAAAGAAACAATCGAGTATTCAGGCAACTCAATAATTCAAGTAGTAATTCTAAAAGATGGTTTCGACAAAGAAATAATTCGAGAAAGGCTAAATTTAATAAATTGTCTATCCGAAGGATTAAATAAAAAATATTTTTCTGTGGAAATCACTAAAAACATTGATTATTCTATTGTAAAAGCCTTAATAAATGAATATGTAGATTTAGATATTGCAGATTTCGCCGAACCTTATCTATCTGAAAAACACAAAACTGATTTATTAAAATGA
- a CDS encoding translation initiation factor produces the protein MDLQEQLKNLFPDHIESEPEEVPQEDHVLYVQKEPMICKFEKRKGKATTIIEGYEGSDEDFKILAKEIKTKLSVGGTFKDDSIIIQGDYRDKIMQMLKEKGFKVKRVGG, from the coding sequence ATGGACTTACAAGAACAACTGAAAAATTTATTTCCGGACCATATCGAATCGGAACCCGAAGAAGTTCCACAAGAAGATCACGTGCTCTACGTTCAAAAAGAACCGATGATTTGTAAATTCGAAAAGCGAAAAGGAAAAGCCACGACTATAATCGAAGGTTACGAAGGATCGGACGAAGATTTTAAAATTTTGGCTAAAGAAATTAAAACAAAACTGAGCGTTGGCGGCACCTTTAAAGACGATTCTATCATCATTCAAGGTGATTATCGCGATAAAATAATGCAAATGCTCAAAGAAAAAGGTTTTAAAGTAAAACGTGTTGGAGGATGA